Proteins encoded in a region of the Vitis riparia cultivar Riparia Gloire de Montpellier isolate 1030 chromosome 7, EGFV_Vit.rip_1.0, whole genome shotgun sequence genome:
- the LOC117918132 gene encoding uncharacterized protein LOC117918132: MALPRYVVLKSKYNNEYLRYIHEDVQIHGFLQFSGEEVVTPYSKFQVERAKNGRGLVHIRCCYNNKYWVRWSKNHWWIVAGADEPDEDQSSWSCTLFEPVHVDGDAQTLRFRHVQLGHYACLWRLPPPYGSCLFAGSTSADNDLCDVCTIIDWESLLILPKHIAFKGDNGHYLSARTIEGHPYLEFASSDIGDPTVGNEVFTTHDGSVRIKSDYFDRFWRRSPNWIWADSDDSTTNNSDTLFWPVRVDNNVVALRNIGNNNFCKRLTTEGKTSCLNAAVSTISREARLEVAELVLSRNIYNVNFRLMDARIYDQSVIVMTTAEAINRTHEPHTQQVKLSYTETKSRTWKGSVSLKLGVKITMESGVPFIANGKLEISSEFSGAYEWGETESVTTARETVYNVTVPAMTRVTVSMIATQGSCDVPFSYTQRDTLTNGKIVVYDMDDGVYVGVNCFNVKYETKEEKL; the protein is encoded by the coding sequence ATGGCATTACCAAGGTATGTGGTgctcaaatcaaaatataacaACGAGTACTTGCGGTACATCCATGAAGATGTGCAAATTCATGGATTTCTCCAATTCTCGGGAGAGGAGGTCGTGACCCCCTACTCAAAGTTCCAAGTGGAGAGGGCAAAGAATGGCAGGGGACTAGTGCACATAAGATGCTGCTACAACAACAAATACTGGGTAAGGTGGTCCAAGAACCATTGGTGGATTGTTGCCGGGGCCGACGAACCAGATGAAGACCAATCGTCATGGTCATGTACCTTGTTCGAGCCTGTGCACGTAGATGGCGATGCTCAAACACTCCGATTTCGCCACGTCCAGCTCGGACACTATGCATGCTTATGGAGGCTTCCACCTCCTTATGGTTCCTGTTTGTTTGCAGGATCAACTTCGGCTGACAACGACCTCTGCGATGTCTGTACAATCATTGATTGGGAATCACTATTGATATTGCCAAAACATATCGCCTTCAAGGGCGATAATGGCCACTACCTCAGTGCCCGGACGATCGAGGGACACCCATATCTGGAGTTCGCATCAAGTGACATTGGAGACCCGACAGTGGGGAACGAGGTCTTCACCACTCACGATGGAAGCGTCCGCATAAAGTCAGATTACTTCGACAGATTCTGGAGGCGCAGCCCTAACTGGATATGGGCTGACTCAGATGATTCCACCACCAACAACTCCGATACCTTGTTTTGGCCTGTTAGAGTTGACAACAATGTGGTCGCTCTCCGCAACATAGGTAACAACAATTTCTGTAAGAGACTCACCACCGAGGGCAAGACCAGCTGTCTCAATGCCGCGGTCTCCACAATTTCCAGAGAGGCACGCCTGGAGGTGGCAGAGCTTGTTTTATCAAGAAACATCTATAATGTCAATTTTCGCCTCATGGACGCTAGGATCTACGACCAGAGCGTCATCGTGATGACCACCGCAGAAGCCATTAACAGGACCCATGAACCGCACACTCAACAGGTGAAGCTCTCGTATACGGAGACTAAGAGCCGTACTTGGAAGGGCAGTGTCTCATTGAAGTTGGGTGTCAAAATCACCATGGAAAGCGGCGTTCCATTCATCGCCAACGGAAAGTTAGAAATTTCGTCCGAGTTTAGCGGTGCATATGAGTGGGGAGAAACTGAATCAGTCACTACTGCAAGGGAGACTGTGTACAATGTTACAGTGCCGGCGATGACTAGGGTGACCGTGAGCATGATAGCAACACAGGGTTCGTGCGACGTCCCTTTCTCCTACACTCAGCGCGACACTTTGACCAACGGGAAAATTGTTGTTTACGATATGGATGATGGTGTTTACGTTGGCGTGAACTGCTTCAACGTCAAGTACGagaccaaagaagaaaagctgTGA